In the genome of Candidatus Margulisiibacteriota bacterium, the window GATCGCGTACGATAATAAGCTCTGGATCATCGCCGGTTATACCAGCGACGATGTTCCGACCAACGAAGTCTGGAGTTCGGCCGACGGGATTATCTGGGAATGCGTCACTCGGGAAGCGGCGTTCGAGCCCAGATTCAGTGCCGGCGTGGTTTCCTTCGAAGGGAACGTCGGCTTGATGGGCGGTTATAATAATTATACGTCCACTTATTTTAACGACGTCTGGTTAACTCAGGACGGAACGAACTGGGCGAAACTCGCGCCGACGGCCGATTATTCCGCCAGGGGCGGACAGACCAGCGTGGTTGCCGCCGGCAAGGTTTGGCAGATCGGCGGCGATAACGGCGGGGTGCTGCATGACGTTTGGAATATCAGCAACGTTGACAATACCTGGACGGAAGTGACTGCGGCGGCGGCGTTCAGCGCCCGGGGCAGCCACAGCAGTGTCGTTTTTAATAATAAACTGTGGGTCATCGGCGGTTGGAATGGGAGCGCCGCCTTGAACGATGTCTGGTATTCACCCTTGCCATAGCTAACCTTTCCCTTGCTGGTCAGGTTGAAGGTTGCGTATAAATAATAGGGGGGAAATGTTAGTGAATATTAAATTGGCGGGCTTCGTTGGTTTGGTTGGCGCTTTTTGTTTTCTGCTCATAACCGTTTCCGGTTGCGGCGGAGGCGGGACGGCGGCCACGACGACCACGATCGCGCCGACGACCACGGCGGCGCCGGCCACGACTACCACGACCGGCAGCTCCGCCACGACCACCACGACCGGCTCGTCGCCAACAACGACCGCCGCGCCGGGGACAACTACCACGACGACGACCGGCACGACCACGACGACCGCCGCGCCGGGGACAACTACGACAACTACTATGACCAGCACGACCACCACGACGATCGGCACATTGACGATCACGATGGTCCCGGCTTCCGGCTCGCTCGAGGCGAACAGCATACCGGTGACGATCGAAGCGAACGCCGGCGGCGCCACGATCTATTACACAACCGACGAATCGACCCCGACCACGGCTTCGCTGGTCTATTCCGGCCCGATCACGGTCGAAACCTCGCAGGTCATCAAGGCCAAGGCTTTCATGGCCGGTTGGACGGACAGCGCCGTCGGGACCAGGAATTATGACCTCTACTGGTGGCAGCCGCTCGGTTCGGGTTTGAGTAGCGGCGGCTGGGGATATGCGCTTTATTGCGATGGAGCGAACGGCCTCTACGTTGGCGGTGATTTTACTTCTGCCGGCGGGGTTAACGCGGCCAATCTTGCCAAATGGAATATCGCCCTCCAAACCTGGGAAGCGGTGGGCAATACGGCGTCAGATGTTAATGATATGGTCTGGGCGATCGACGGGATCGGTTCGGCGCTTTACATCGGCGGAAAATTTACCGCGCCGGCCATAAAGGTCGCGAAATGGGAAAGCAGCGCCTGGTCGGCATTGGGCGGCGGGCTTGATAAAAATGTCCAAGCTCTGGCGCACAACGAAGCCGGCAGATTATTCGCCGGCGGCGTCTTTACAACAGAGGTTGGTTGGGCCGCGGAAAGCATGATCGCTTACTATGAGAGCGGCCATTGGAACAATATGACCAACGGCCTTAATGACTCGGTCTCGGCGATGGTTTACGACGGAATTGGGAGTTTATATGCCGGCGGGGCTTTTACCTGCGAAGCGATCGGCGCTTCATCATTAAGCCGGGTCGCGTATTGGAACGGCAGCTGGCACAATGTCGGCAGTGAGATCCCTGATACCGGTTCCAATACTGTTTATGCCTTAGCTCTGGATGCGGCCAATAACCTTTATGCCGGCGGCACGTTTATTGTCACCAGCTCGGGTTATTATCAATATTTGGCCAAGTGCAGCGATCCGGCCGGGACGCCGGCCTGGAGCGCGCTGGGAAATCCGAACGGGGTGGTCAACGCGCTGAAAATGGCCGGTAACGGCGCGTTGGTCGCCGGCGGAGACTTTA includes:
- a CDS encoding chitobiase/beta-hexosaminidase C-terminal domain-containing protein; this translates as MLVNIKLAGFVGLVGAFCFLLITVSGCGGGGTAATTTTIAPTTTAAPATTTTTGSSATTTTTGSSPTTTAAPGTTTTTTTGTTTTTAAPGTTTTTTMTSTTTTTIGTLTITMVPASGSLEANSIPVTIEANAGGATIYYTTDESTPTTASLVYSGPITVETSQVIKAKAFMAGWTDSAVGTRNYDLYWWQPLGSGLSSGGWGYALYCDGANGLYVGGDFTSAGGVNAANLAKWNIALQTWEAVGNTASDVNDMVWAIDGIGSALYIGGKFTAPAIKVAKWESSAWSALGGGLDKNVQALAHNEAGRLFAGGVFTTEVGWAAESMIAYYESGHWNNMTNGLNDSVSAMVYDGIGSLYAGGAFTCEAIGASSLSRVAYWNGSWHNVGSEIPDTGSNTVYALALDAANNLYAGGTFIVTSSGYYQYLAKCSDPAGTPAWSALGNPNGVVNALKMAGNGALVAGGDFTSIDSVTVNHIAICLNPGTSPQWQAISNGTDGNIMAVAFDSSGNLYVTGGFTKAGDVTVNYVAKWGKKF